The Anaerolineae bacterium genome window below encodes:
- a CDS encoding thioredoxin family protein, whose amino-acid sequence MEGTRENAAIGQLAPDFRLPDTEGQMHCLADYRGQVVVLNFWSAECPVSKELDEYFNRRCQQWAREGIALLAIDSNSHYGDEEIRRAKAERGLLFPILRDRGNVVADLYGALTTPHVFVVDREGVLRYRGAVDDRTFRKRVPERNYLEEALSAILAGRLVPQPETEPYGCTIVREMR is encoded by the coding sequence ATGGAAGGGACCCGAGAAAACGCTGCGATCGGCCAACTCGCGCCCGATTTCCGTCTGCCGGACACTGAAGGCCAGATGCATTGCCTGGCTGACTACCGAGGCCAGGTCGTCGTCCTGAACTTCTGGTCGGCCGAGTGCCCTGTTTCGAAGGAGCTAGATGAATATTTCAACCGGCGGTGCCAGCAGTGGGCTCGTGAGGGGATCGCTCTGTTGGCGATTGACTCCAACAGCCACTACGGTGATGAGGAGATCCGTCGGGCGAAGGCTGAGCGCGGGCTGCTCTTCCCAATTTTGAGGGATCGCGGCAACGTCGTAGCCGATCTGTATGGCGCATTGACGACCCCGCATGTGTTCGTGGTAGATCGCGAGGGGGTCTTACGCTATCGCGGCGCAGTGGATGACCGGACGTTCCGCAAGCGCGTGCCTGAGCGCAACTACCTGGAGGAAGCGCTCTCGGCGATCCTGGCCGGGCGCTTGGTGCCTCAGCCTGAGACAGAGCCATACGGTTGCACCATCGTGCGTGAAATGCGCTGA
- the iolC gene encoding 5-dehydro-2-deoxygluconokinase, with the protein MSAKTYDVLTMGRSSIDLYANEVGAPFVEIKSFAAYVGGCPTNISVGTRRLGLRSAVLTAVGEDPVGDFILHFLEKEGVEIRFISRKPGHRTSAVVLGIEPPDRFPLVYYRDNCADIELTIDDVLAAPVAESRVLLISGTGLSKEPSRSATIFAAEQAKAAGATVILDIDFRPDQWHDPRAFGVVIRSVLRLVDIALGTEDEVKAAVLSRREQVSVIASQVSGAQVAGDTATAVAKLLSHGPQALVMKCGERGSQVHLTSGEVIHAPAFPVEVYNVLGAGDAFASGFIYGYLHGWDWYKAARMGNACGAIVVTRHGCANFMPYEQEALDFIAARGGF; encoded by the coding sequence ATGTCAGCTAAAACTTATGATGTGTTGACGATGGGGCGCTCGTCCATTGACCTGTATGCCAATGAGGTAGGTGCGCCTTTCGTAGAGATCAAGAGCTTTGCCGCATATGTGGGCGGCTGTCCTACCAACATCAGTGTGGGCACGCGCCGGTTGGGACTACGCTCTGCAGTCCTGACAGCCGTGGGCGAGGATCCAGTAGGGGATTTCATCCTGCATTTCCTAGAGAAGGAGGGAGTGGAGATCCGTTTCATCTCACGCAAGCCAGGGCATCGCACCAGCGCGGTCGTGCTCGGCATTGAGCCTCCTGATCGCTTTCCGTTGGTCTACTATCGGGACAACTGTGCCGACATCGAGCTGACGATTGATGACGTGCTAGCCGCGCCTGTCGCCGAGAGCCGGGTGTTGCTCATCTCCGGCACCGGGCTGAGCAAAGAGCCAAGCCGCAGCGCCACCATCTTCGCCGCCGAACAGGCGAAGGCCGCAGGAGCCACGGTCATCCTGGACATCGACTTCCGGCCTGATCAGTGGCATGACCCGCGGGCTTTCGGTGTGGTGATTCGTTCCGTGCTGCGATTGGTGGATATCGCCCTAGGCACGGAGGATGAAGTCAAAGCTGCGGTGCTCAGCCGGCGCGAGCAAGTGTCCGTGATCGCTTCACAGGTCTCCGGGGCTCAGGTGGCTGGAGACACGGCCACTGCTGTGGCAAAGCTTTTGTCTCATGGTCCGCAGGCGTTGGTGATGAAATGCGGCGAGCGCGGCTCGCAGGTACATCTGACCTCGGGAGAAGTCATTCATGCCCCTGCTTTTCCGGTAGAAGTATACAACGTGCTTGGCGCCGGCGATGCCTTCGCCAGCGGGTTCATCTATGGGTATCTACACGGCTGGGACTGGTACAAGGCGGCACGCATGGGCAACGCCTGTGGTGCCATTGTAGTCACCCGTCACGGCTGTGCCAACTTCATGCCCTATGAGCAGGAAGCGCTCGATTTCATCGCTGCTCGTGGCGGGTTTTAG
- the iolD gene encoding 3D-(3,5/4)-trihydroxycyclohexane-1,2-dione acylhydrolase (decyclizing) has translation MQTRRLTTAQAIVAFLKNQYVERDGREIPFFAGMLGIFGHGCVAGIGQALQQNPDFRYILVRNEQAAVHIAAGFAKMSNRLRTFACVSSIGPGATNMITGAAVATVNRLPVLLLPGDIFARRNVAPVLQQLESEHTQDISVNDAFKPVSRYWDRINRPDQIITALPEAMRVLASPADTGAVTLSLPQDVQAEAYDYPLALFERRVWHIPRPRADLALLQRAVEWIRAARRPLIIAGGGVHYSEANAILDHFARQTGIPVAETQAGKGALPYDHPLNVGAIGVTGTRAANLIAREADLVIGIGTRYTDFTTASKTAFQNPDVRFLNINVAEFDAYKQAALPLVADAQVTLEELSQMVGDYDTGADYRAWVDQLRREWEAEVERIYHLEHGPLPSQGEVIGVVNEFSRPEDVVVCAAGSLPGDLHKLWRTRDPKGYHLEYGYSCMGYEVAGGLGVKMAAPEREVYVMVGDGSWLMMSSDLVTSIQEGYKLTVILLDNHGFSSIGGLSQSIGSGGFGTSYRYRNPQTGQLDGEYLPVDFAANARSLGAHVLTARTLSELRAALAEAREADRTTVIVVEVDREQRVPGYESWWDVPVAEVSDMATVQEARREYERQRTRERYFL, from the coding sequence ATGCAAACACGTCGTCTGACCACGGCTCAAGCTATCGTTGCGTTTTTGAAAAACCAGTACGTCGAGCGCGACGGTCGAGAGATCCCCTTTTTCGCCGGCATGTTGGGCATCTTCGGCCATGGGTGTGTGGCCGGCATCGGTCAAGCCCTGCAACAAAACCCAGACTTCCGCTATATCCTAGTCCGCAACGAACAGGCCGCAGTGCATATCGCTGCCGGCTTTGCCAAGATGAGCAACCGGCTGCGCACGTTCGCTTGTGTGTCTTCTATCGGACCCGGCGCTACTAACATGATCACCGGAGCCGCTGTTGCCACCGTGAACCGGCTGCCGGTGTTGCTGTTGCCGGGCGACATCTTCGCCCGCCGCAACGTCGCACCCGTGTTACAGCAACTAGAATCTGAGCATACCCAGGACATCTCAGTCAACGACGCCTTTAAGCCGGTCTCCCGTTACTGGGATCGCATCAACCGGCCCGACCAGATCATCACGGCGTTGCCAGAAGCGATGCGCGTCCTCGCTTCACCAGCGGATACGGGAGCCGTGACCCTGTCCTTGCCACAAGATGTCCAGGCCGAGGCTTACGATTACCCGCTTGCGCTATTCGAGCGTCGGGTTTGGCATATCCCACGCCCGCGGGCGGACCTGGCTCTCCTTCAGCGCGCGGTCGAATGGATCCGCGCTGCACGGCGGCCGTTGATCATCGCCGGCGGCGGCGTGCACTACTCCGAAGCGAATGCCATTCTCGATCACTTCGCTCGACAAACGGGCATCCCGGTGGCGGAAACTCAGGCCGGCAAGGGAGCGCTCCCTTATGACCATCCGCTGAATGTAGGAGCTATCGGCGTAACCGGCACGCGCGCGGCCAATCTGATCGCTCGTGAGGCCGACCTGGTGATTGGCATCGGCACGCGGTATACTGACTTCACCACCGCGTCTAAAACCGCCTTTCAGAACCCAGACGTGCGTTTCCTCAATATCAATGTGGCTGAGTTCGACGCTTATAAGCAAGCCGCGTTGCCGTTGGTGGCCGATGCCCAAGTCACCCTAGAGGAGCTATCGCAAATGGTGGGCGATTACGACACCGGTGCGGATTACCGGGCCTGGGTGGATCAGCTCCGGCGGGAGTGGGAGGCCGAGGTCGAGCGTATCTATCATCTGGAGCATGGTCCGCTGCCCTCGCAGGGTGAGGTGATCGGCGTGGTGAACGAGTTCTCGCGACCGGAGGATGTGGTAGTGTGCGCGGCGGGAAGCCTCCCTGGCGATCTGCACAAGCTGTGGCGCACGCGCGATCCTAAGGGCTATCACCTGGAGTACGGCTACTCATGCATGGGCTACGAGGTCGCCGGCGGGTTAGGGGTGAAGATGGCCGCGCCCGAACGAGAGGTATACGTGATGGTGGGTGATGGTTCCTGGCTGATGATGTCGTCAGATCTCGTTACGAGCATTCAGGAGGGATATAAGCTTACTGTGATCTTGCTCGATAACCACGGCTTCTCCAGCATCGGTGGGCTGTCGCAATCCATCGGGAGCGGCGGATTTGGCACTAGCTATCGCTATCGCAATCCGCAGACAGGACAGCTTGACGGTGAGTATCTGCCGGTGGACTTCGCAGCCAACGCCCGTAGCCTGGGCGCCCATGTGCTCACGGCGAGGACGCTGTCAGAGCTCCGGGCCGCCCTGGCCGAGGCAAGAGAAGCCGACCGCACGACGGTCATCGTCGTGGAAGTGGACCGCGAGCAGCGGGTGCCGGGGTATGAGTCGTGGTGGGACGTGCCCGTGGCTGAGGTGTCAGACATGGCGACGGTACAGGAGGCTCGCCGGGAGTACGAGCGGCAGCGAACACGCGAGCGATATTTCCTGTGA
- a CDS encoding alpha/beta fold hydrolase: MRAREYPGSEITIEETLAPGSNYNRYIASYRSDGLKIYALLTVPQGEKPATGWPVIVFNHGYIPPSQYRTTERYVAYVDAFARNGYIVFRPDYRGHGNSEGEARGGYGTPDYTIDVLNAVASIKRYPDADLNRIGMWGHSMGGHITLRAMVISKDIKAGVIWAGVVASYPDLMARWSRRPAGSAIPSTARRWREELVAQYGSPEANPTFWASISPNTYVADLSGPIQLHHGTGDTNVPVEFSQKLADQIQQAGGVVELYLYEGDNHNISNNFDAAMRRSIAFFDRYVKGKP, from the coding sequence ATGCGGGCTCGGGAATACCCAGGGAGTGAGATCACCATCGAAGAAACCCTAGCTCCAGGTTCTAACTATAACCGCTATATCGCATCGTACCGCTCCGATGGGCTGAAGATTTACGCGCTGCTGACCGTTCCTCAAGGTGAAAAGCCGGCCACTGGCTGGCCTGTCATCGTCTTCAACCACGGCTATATCCCTCCGAGCCAGTATCGTACGACGGAACGCTATGTGGCTTACGTGGACGCTTTCGCCCGCAATGGGTACATCGTCTTTCGTCCGGACTATCGTGGACATGGCAACTCGGAAGGGGAGGCGCGAGGAGGATACGGCACCCCCGACTACACCATAGATGTGCTGAACGCCGTGGCTTCGATCAAGCGCTATCCCGACGCCGACCTCAACCGCATTGGTATGTGGGGGCATTCCATGGGTGGACACATTACCCTGCGGGCGATGGTGATCTCGAAGGACATTAAAGCGGGAGTGATCTGGGCAGGGGTCGTCGCTTCTTACCCCGATCTAATGGCGCGATGGTCACGGCGGCCAGCCGGCTCGGCGATCCCCTCCACGGCTCGCCGCTGGCGAGAGGAGTTAGTGGCCCAGTATGGCTCTCCCGAAGCGAACCCCACATTTTGGGCTTCCATTTCGCCAAACACCTACGTAGCAGATCTCTCTGGCCCGATCCAGTTACATCATGGGACAGGGGATACCAATGTACCTGTAGAGTTCTCCCAGAAGTTGGCTGATCAGATCCAGCAAGCCGGCGGGGTGGTAGAACTATACCTGTACGAAGGGGATAACCACAACATCTCCAACAACTTTGACGCCGCCATGCGGCGGTCTATCGCCTTTTTTGACCGGTATGTGAAAGGAAAGCCATAG
- the iolM gene encoding scyllo-inosose 3-dehydrogenase: MKALVLDAQWDPRPDYPLSDWERATGKAITGSSVWRYPRLEVREVPEPTPKPDQVLIRVKACGVCGSDIHFYETDADGYILYPGLTRFPTTTGHEFSGEIVEVGSEVKDLKVGDMVTAEEMIWCGHCLPCRSGFFNHCANLEELGFTIPGAFAEYVAVGAKYCWKLNALRDRYGDEETAYEAGALVEPCGVAYNALFVRAGGFRPGAYVVVYGAGPIGLAVIAECRAAGAAKIIAFEVSKPRLELARKMGADYAFNPREVVPHEVVMELTEGQGADLHVEATGMAHLTVPEMEKSLAINGKICQLGRGATRVPMYLETLQVRRGQLFGSQGHSGDGIFSSVIRMMAAGLMDMTQIITARYDLNGVVDAIIRSGDRADGKIMVKPA, from the coding sequence ATGAAAGCGCTAGTGCTTGACGCCCAATGGGATCCACGGCCAGACTATCCACTCTCGGACTGGGAGCGAGCAACAGGTAAGGCCATTACCGGTAGCTCGGTCTGGCGCTACCCTCGACTAGAGGTCCGAGAGGTGCCAGAACCTACCCCTAAGCCTGACCAAGTGCTCATCCGGGTCAAAGCTTGCGGTGTCTGCGGCTCAGACATCCACTTCTACGAAACGGATGCGGACGGCTACATCCTCTACCCGGGTCTGACCAGGTTCCCTACAACGACAGGTCATGAGTTCTCTGGAGAGATCGTCGAAGTGGGCTCCGAGGTTAAAGACCTGAAGGTTGGGGATATGGTGACCGCCGAGGAGATGATCTGGTGTGGACATTGCCTGCCATGCCGCAGCGGCTTTTTCAACCACTGCGCGAACCTGGAGGAGCTCGGTTTCACCATCCCTGGCGCCTTCGCCGAATACGTAGCCGTCGGCGCCAAGTATTGCTGGAAGCTAAACGCCCTCAGAGACCGTTATGGCGATGAGGAAACGGCTTATGAAGCCGGCGCGCTGGTGGAACCTTGCGGAGTAGCCTACAACGCCCTCTTCGTACGGGCCGGTGGTTTCCGCCCTGGGGCCTACGTGGTCGTCTACGGCGCCGGACCCATCGGCCTGGCCGTCATCGCCGAATGTCGAGCTGCCGGCGCGGCCAAGATCATTGCCTTCGAGGTCTCTAAACCACGACTAGAATTGGCCAGGAAGATGGGAGCTGATTACGCCTTCAACCCACGAGAGGTTGTCCCCCATGAGGTGGTTATGGAACTCACCGAGGGACAAGGGGCCGACCTACACGTAGAGGCGACAGGGATGGCGCATCTCACCGTGCCGGAAATGGAGAAATCCCTAGCTATTAACGGCAAAATCTGCCAGCTGGGACGGGGTGCCACGCGCGTCCCCATGTACCTGGAAACGCTGCAGGTCCGCCGTGGACAGCTTTTCGGCTCGCAGGGCCACAGTGGTGATGGCATCTTCTCCAGCGTCATCCGCATGATGGCCGCCGGGCTTATGGACATGACCCAGATCATCACCGCTCGTTATGACTTGAACGGGGTCGTGGACGCGATCATCCGATCAGGAGACCGCGCCGATGGCAAGATCATGGTAAAGCCGGCTTAG
- the iolG gene encoding inositol 2-dehydrogenase, which yields MSEPVTVAVIGTGRIGRLHAEHLAFRLPDARLVAVADPRLDAAQACAAACRLSRAVSDYRELLEDLSIEAVVICSATDTHARIIEEAAAAGKHIFCEKPISHDLAAIDRALAAVEAAGVIFQVGFNRRFDPSFQRARELVASGEIGTPHLLRITSRDPAPPPIEYIKVSGGIFLDMTIHDFDMARYLMDEEVIEVYAMGGVLIDPAIGEVGDVDTALVALRFASGALGTIDNSRRAVYGYDQRVEVFGSAGMVAVSNHTPHRAVVSKADGVHGPKPLYFFVERYAESYLAEMRAFLESVRTGSAPPVTGKDGRVPVVMGLAARKSLVEGRPVRLAEIG from the coding sequence ATGTCTGAACCAGTGACCGTCGCTGTCATCGGCACTGGCCGTATCGGCCGGCTCCATGCAGAACATTTAGCCTTTCGACTCCCGGATGCCCGCTTGGTGGCCGTCGCTGATCCTCGCCTAGACGCGGCGCAGGCGTGTGCAGCGGCCTGCCGCCTCTCGCGAGCGGTGTCCGACTATCGAGAGTTGCTAGAGGACCTCTCTATTGAGGCTGTGGTCATCTGCTCGGCTACGGATACTCATGCTCGCATTATCGAGGAGGCAGCCGCTGCGGGCAAGCATATCTTCTGTGAGAAGCCCATCTCCCATGATCTGGCTGCCATCGACCGAGCGCTGGCTGCGGTGGAGGCGGCGGGTGTAATCTTCCAGGTGGGCTTTAATCGGCGGTTCGACCCCAGTTTCCAGCGAGCGCGCGAGCTTGTCGCCTCTGGTGAGATCGGCACGCCGCACCTTCTGCGCATCACCAGCCGCGATCCAGCACCCCCACCGATCGAGTACATCAAGGTTTCTGGAGGAATTTTCCTAGACATGACGATTCACGATTTCGATATGGCCCGCTACCTGATGGATGAAGAGGTGATAGAAGTGTATGCGATGGGTGGGGTGCTGATTGATCCAGCTATTGGTGAGGTCGGAGATGTGGACACGGCGCTGGTGGCGCTGCGCTTCGCCAGCGGCGCGCTAGGCACTATTGACAACAGCCGCCGGGCAGTGTATGGCTACGACCAGCGCGTTGAGGTGTTCGGCTCGGCCGGGATGGTGGCCGTCTCTAACCATACCCCACATCGTGCGGTGGTGAGCAAAGCGGATGGGGTGCATGGTCCTAAGCCGCTTTACTTCTTCGTTGAGCGGTATGCTGAATCCTACCTCGCAGAGATGCGAGCGTTTCTCGAAAGTGTGCGAACCGGTAGCGCGCCACCGGTGACCGGGAAGGATGGACGTGTTCCAGTGGTGATGGGACTGGCGGCCCGCAAATCGCTAGTCGAGGGTCGGCCAGTACGGCTGGCGGAGATCGGATAG
- the iolB gene encoding 5-deoxy-glucuronate isomerase: MRYTNENLIVRPAEVAGRDPDLIVEVTPQRAGWRLIHFQSRRLAAGRTWSFATGDHELALVVFSGTLNIAASCGCWERVGEREHVFAGLPYALYLPRRVEFTVTAVRDSEFGVAWVPTDQDHPPRLITPADVRVEIRGGDNVTRQINDIIPPGFDCHRLVVVEVYTPSGNWSSYPPHKHDVRRVDGNGTLIEADLEEIYYYKSSRPEGYAYQRIYTDETSPLHQAGYPIDALLLVRPDEVVLVPEGYHPVVSPPGYTTYYLNVLAGSDQALTASDDPRFAWVKQTYGPPDPRVPIYPVQR, from the coding sequence ATGCGTTACACTAACGAGAACTTGATCGTGCGGCCGGCTGAGGTCGCCGGCCGTGATCCTGATCTGATCGTGGAAGTGACCCCTCAGCGAGCGGGATGGCGGCTGATCCACTTTCAATCGCGCCGGTTAGCCGCTGGGAGAACGTGGTCTTTTGCGACCGGTGACCATGAGCTGGCGTTAGTCGTCTTCAGCGGGACGCTCAATATCGCGGCTAGTTGCGGCTGTTGGGAACGCGTGGGCGAGCGTGAGCATGTATTCGCCGGGCTACCTTATGCCCTTTATTTGCCTCGCCGTGTCGAGTTTACCGTTACCGCCGTGCGCGATAGCGAATTCGGCGTGGCATGGGTCCCTACGGATCAGGATCATCCCCCGCGCTTGATCACGCCGGCTGACGTGCGCGTCGAGATTCGCGGCGGCGACAACGTCACGCGCCAGATCAACGATATCATCCCTCCCGGATTTGATTGTCATCGCTTGGTGGTGGTGGAAGTATATACGCCCAGTGGCAACTGGAGCAGCTATCCGCCACACAAACATGACGTGCGCCGCGTGGACGGCAATGGTACTTTGATCGAAGCTGACCTAGAGGAAATTTATTACTATAAAAGCAGCCGGCCGGAGGGATACGCCTATCAACGGATCTACACCGACGAGACCTCGCCATTGCATCAAGCCGGTTATCCGATTGATGCGCTGCTGTTGGTGCGCCCTGATGAGGTTGTGCTGGTGCCTGAGGGCTATCATCCGGTGGTTAGTCCGCCAGGGTATACAACGTATTATCTGAATGTACTCGCTGGCTCTGATCAGGCGCTCACGGCCAGCGACGACCCGCGTTTTGCCTGGGTCAAACAGACTTACGGGCCGCCAGATCCGCGCGTGCCCATCTACCCGGTGCAGCGGTAA
- a CDS encoding TIM barrel protein codes for MTTIRVGNAPCSWGVLEFDLEGQAAGYAQVLDEMAETGYAATELGDWGFLPTDPAALRAELDKRHLALVGAFVPVALADPTTHVTGRAQALRTARLMAAATGSTDPFIVLADDNGKDPTRTKYAGRIQPEQGLSPEQWDIFARGAMEIARAVREETGLRTVFHHHCAGYVETPAEVDALLRRTDPTMLGLCLDTGHYTYGGGDPVAALQQYGDRVWHVHFKDCHPQIAARARIEGWDYFQAVRHGVFCELGKGSVDFPAIVAELRKQGYHGWIIVEQDVLPGMGTPKESAARNRAYLASLGL; via the coding sequence ATGACCACTATTCGTGTAGGCAATGCCCCTTGTTCATGGGGGGTGCTGGAGTTCGATCTGGAAGGCCAGGCGGCTGGCTACGCCCAGGTGTTGGACGAGATGGCGGAAACTGGCTACGCAGCTACCGAGCTGGGCGACTGGGGCTTTCTTCCCACCGATCCTGCCGCGCTACGCGCCGAACTGGATAAGCGCCATTTGGCGCTGGTGGGCGCGTTCGTGCCGGTGGCGCTGGCCGATCCGACGACGCACGTGACAGGCCGCGCACAGGCACTGCGCACTGCCCGCCTGATGGCGGCCGCTACCGGTTCCACCGATCCGTTTATCGTCCTGGCCGATGACAACGGTAAAGATCCGACGCGCACAAAGTATGCCGGCCGCATCCAACCGGAGCAGGGCCTGTCGCCTGAGCAGTGGGACATCTTCGCCCGCGGCGCCATGGAGATCGCTCGCGCTGTGCGCGAGGAGACGGGACTGCGCACTGTGTTTCATCACCACTGTGCGGGCTATGTGGAGACGCCAGCGGAAGTGGACGCCTTGCTTCGGCGAACCGATCCGACGATGCTCGGCTTGTGTCTGGACACCGGCCACTACACGTACGGCGGCGGCGATCCGGTGGCCGCGCTGCAACAATACGGCGATCGGGTATGGCACGTCCACTTCAAGGATTGCCATCCACAGATCGCGGCGCGGGCGAGGATCGAAGGTTGGGACTACTTCCAGGCCGTCCGCCATGGCGTCTTCTGCGAGCTGGGCAAGGGCAGTGTGGATTTCCCCGCGATCGTCGCCGAACTGCGAAAGCAGGGATATCATGGCTGGATCATCGTCGAGCAAGATGTGCTGCCCGGGATGGGGACGCCAAAAGAGAGCGCCGCCCGGAATCGGGCCTATCTGGCTTCATTAGGGCTGTGA
- a CDS encoding CoA-acylating methylmalonate-semialdehyde dehydrogenase yields the protein MNRIPNLVQGEWTTSRTARWQDVHNPATGEVLAQVPLSTAEEVDAAITAAQEAFEDWRRTPPLARARILFRFKNLLEEHFEELARSVTLENGKTLDEARGEVRRAIENVETAVGVPSLMLGTMAEDISEGIDEEMIRQPLGVCTMFAPFNFPAMVPLWFVPYALATGNTYVLKPSDRCPLTQNRIAELLLEAGIPEGVYNVVHGGADVARQLMEDPRVRAVSFVGSTPVAREVYRISAAAGKRVQCQGGAKNALVVMPDAPLDRTVPAIITSAFGNAGQRCLAGSLVLAVGDIHRPLVEQLVERAAALRVGNGLDEQTQMGPVISPQAKARILNYIERGIAQGARLVLDGRGVYVPGGEDGFFVGPTIFDEVTPDMDIARDEIFGPVLSVISVPDLDAAIDVIERSRYGNMACIFTESGRAAREFKYRVPVGNVGVNIGVAAPIAFFPFGGMKDSFFGDLHGQGQDAVDFFTHKKVVITRWF from the coding sequence ATGAATCGGATTCCCAATCTCGTTCAAGGCGAATGGACGACTTCGCGAACCGCGCGCTGGCAGGATGTGCACAATCCGGCTACGGGTGAGGTGTTGGCTCAAGTGCCGCTCTCGACGGCAGAGGAGGTAGACGCAGCCATCACTGCAGCACAGGAGGCGTTCGAAGACTGGCGGCGCACGCCACCTCTAGCCCGCGCCCGTATTCTCTTTCGTTTCAAGAACCTGCTGGAGGAACACTTTGAGGAGTTGGCCCGATCGGTGACGCTGGAAAACGGTAAGACGCTGGACGAGGCCCGCGGCGAGGTGCGCCGCGCCATTGAGAACGTGGAGACGGCCGTCGGCGTTCCCTCATTGATGTTGGGCACGATGGCAGAGGATATCTCTGAGGGTATTGACGAGGAGATGATCCGTCAGCCGCTGGGGGTCTGCACCATGTTCGCCCCCTTCAATTTCCCGGCGATGGTGCCGCTGTGGTTCGTCCCATACGCGTTGGCTACGGGCAACACCTACGTGCTGAAGCCGTCAGACCGATGTCCGCTTACTCAGAACCGTATAGCTGAGTTGTTGCTGGAGGCGGGGATACCCGAGGGAGTGTATAACGTGGTCCATGGTGGCGCCGATGTGGCTCGCCAGCTTATGGAAGACCCGCGCGTGCGCGCGGTCTCTTTCGTCGGCTCCACACCGGTGGCGCGCGAGGTCTATCGTATTAGCGCAGCCGCAGGTAAGCGGGTGCAATGCCAGGGCGGGGCCAAGAACGCGCTGGTGGTGATGCCCGATGCCCCTCTTGATCGGACGGTGCCGGCCATCATCACCTCTGCCTTCGGCAACGCTGGCCAACGTTGTCTGGCTGGCTCGCTGGTCCTGGCCGTAGGTGACATCCATCGGCCTTTAGTGGAGCAATTAGTGGAGCGGGCTGCGGCGCTGCGCGTAGGCAATGGGTTGGACGAGCAGACACAGATGGGGCCGGTGATCTCGCCACAGGCCAAGGCGCGCATCCTGAACTATATTGAGCGCGGCATCGCCCAGGGGGCTAGGCTGGTGTTAGACGGGCGCGGTGTCTATGTGCCCGGCGGCGAAGATGGTTTTTTTGTTGGCCCTACGATCTTCGATGAGGTCACGCCCGATATGGACATCGCCCGCGACGAGATCTTCGGGCCTGTGCTCAGCGTGATCTCGGTGCCCGACCTCGATGCGGCCATTGACGTGATCGAGCGCAGCCGCTATGGGAACATGGCGTGCATCTTCACCGAGTCCGGCCGCGCTGCCCGCGAGTTCAAGTATCGTGTGCCCGTGGGCAATGTCGGCGTCAATATCGGTGTGGCTGCCCCTATTGCCTTCTTCCCCTTTGGCGGCATGAAGGACTCCTTCTTCGGCGATCTACATGGGCAAGGGCAGGATGCCGTGGACTTCTTCACACACAAGAAGGTGGTGATCACGCGATGGTTTTAG
- a CDS encoding LacI family transcriptional regulator encodes MGVSIKDIAKVAEVSHSTVSRALRDSPLISDETKARIQRIAQEMGYSPSAIARSLVTKRTQTLGLVVTSIADPFVAEIVRGIEERALDEGYSVILCQSQADPEREIAAVEILREKRVDAIIVTASRVGSLYLPLLEKLAVPIVLVNNQQEGRYVHSVGTDNVQGGRLAAHYLLALGHTRIGYITGPEWAAASRQRLEGARQALQGQGLDLDPALIAQGDGRAEGGEEAMAHLLSHPTPPTAVFCYNDMTAIGAMRAVQRAGLRVPEDISIIGYDDVALAAYVTPPLTTIKQRKYEMGFWATEIALALLNGEETIENILVPGELVVRESCASPSEEYLLRHA; translated from the coding sequence ATGGGCGTCTCTATCAAGGATATCGCCAAGGTGGCTGAGGTCTCCCATTCCACAGTTTCCCGTGCGCTACGCGACAGCCCCCTCATTAGCGACGAGACCAAAGCCCGTATCCAGCGAATCGCTCAGGAGATGGGATACTCCCCCAGCGCCATCGCTCGCAGCCTGGTGACCAAGCGTACCCAGACCCTCGGCCTGGTGGTGACCTCTATCGCCGACCCTTTTGTAGCTGAGATAGTCCGTGGCATCGAGGAGCGGGCGCTCGATGAGGGCTACAGCGTGATCCTCTGTCAATCACAGGCCGATCCTGAGCGAGAGATCGCTGCGGTGGAGATCTTGCGAGAGAAGCGAGTGGATGCCATCATCGTCACTGCGTCACGGGTAGGGAGCCTTTATCTCCCGCTGCTGGAGAAACTGGCCGTTCCCATCGTCCTCGTCAACAACCAACAAGAGGGCCGGTATGTCCACTCGGTAGGCACTGACAATGTACAGGGAGGGCGTTTAGCGGCTCATTACCTCTTGGCGTTGGGACATACTCGGATTGGCTACATCACTGGGCCCGAATGGGCGGCGGCCAGCCGGCAACGACTTGAGGGAGCACGTCAGGCTCTGCAAGGCCAGGGGTTGGACTTGGATCCCGCGTTGATCGCGCAAGGAGATGGCCGTGCCGAGGGAGGAGAGGAAGCGATGGCCCACCTGCTGAGCCATCCCACCCCACCTACCGCCGTCTTCTGTTACAACGACATGACGGCCATCGGGGCCATGCGGGCAGTTCAACGGGCGGGATTGCGAGTGCCTGAAGATATCTCAATCATCGGCTACGATGATGTCGCCCTCGCGGCTTACGTGACTCCCCCGCTGACTACGATCAAGCAGCGCAAGTATGAAATGGGCTTCTGGGCTACAGAGATCGCCCTTGCCCTGCTGAACGGCGAAGAGACGATCGAGAACATCCTCGTCCCAGGAGAACTGGTGGTACGGGAGTCCTGCGCTTCACCTTCAGAGGAGTATCTCCTTCGCCACGCCTAA